The following are from one region of the Salicibibacter kimchii genome:
- a CDS encoding methylated-DNA--[protein]-cysteine S-methyltransferase, giving the protein MEESVRFTEMETPIGTLTLVATEKGLCQLLYGDSNETCVKIRTWMAKKNMRREIIRDDSCFRETTKQLHEYFQGKRHVFDLPVDMYGTSFQKSVWEALQRIPYGETQSYKQVAVAIHSPKAVRAIGSANNKNPLPIIVPCHRVIGSNGAIVGYGGGIEKKKKLLELEGA; this is encoded by the coding sequence ATGGAAGAATCAGTGAGGTTCACGGAGATGGAAACGCCGATCGGCACTCTCACCCTTGTGGCCACTGAGAAAGGTTTGTGTCAGCTGCTGTATGGAGATAGTAACGAAACATGTGTAAAAATCCGGACGTGGATGGCAAAAAAAAATATGCGCCGGGAAATAATCCGAGATGATTCCTGCTTTAGAGAAACTACAAAGCAGTTGCATGAATATTTTCAAGGGAAACGACACGTGTTTGATTTGCCGGTGGATATGTATGGAACCTCTTTTCAAAAAAGTGTGTGGGAAGCATTACAGCGGATCCCTTACGGCGAGACCCAGTCGTATAAACAAGTAGCGGTCGCTATTCACTCGCCGAAGGCTGTTCGTGCAATCGGATCGGCCAACAATAAAAACCCCCTTCCAATTATCGTCCCTTGTCATCGGGTGATCGGAAGCAATGGAGCAATTGTAGGCTACGGTGGCGGAATCGAAAAAAAGAAGAAGCTATTGGAACTGGAAGGAGCTTAG
- the queG gene encoding tRNA epoxyqueuosine(34) reductase QueG — MTNAQLKEELVAYSKSIGIDKIGFASADPFLTLKERLKTQQQLGYQSGFEEPDIDKRTEPERLLPYAKTIISIALAYPAKLENPPKGVKGKRRGIFCRASWGEDYHIVLNDRLQKLEAFIHERVPSAKMASMVDTGALSDRAVAERAGIGWSGKNCAIITPEFGSYVYLGDMITTIAFEPDTPIDDQCGTCNKCVDACPTGALIQGGQLDSNKCIAFLTQTKEMIPERYRKKIGNRLYGCDTCQVVCPENKGKGEEYQPEFTPDPEKVKPELLPLLSISNREFKEKYGKMAGSWRGKKPIQRNAVMALGHFREKGAVPKLQSLLTHDPRPVIRGSAAWSLGEIGESDGNHAALQAANEQEDDASVRGEIRQALMKLEKEVEHS, encoded by the coding sequence ATGACAAACGCCCAGCTAAAAGAAGAGCTGGTTGCATACAGTAAAAGCATCGGCATCGACAAAATTGGCTTTGCCAGTGCAGACCCGTTTTTGACACTGAAAGAACGGTTAAAAACGCAACAACAACTGGGCTATCAATCAGGTTTTGAAGAACCGGATATCGATAAACGAACAGAGCCGGAACGATTACTGCCTTACGCCAAAACGATCATTAGCATTGCCCTTGCTTATCCGGCGAAGCTGGAAAATCCACCAAAAGGAGTGAAGGGCAAGAGAAGGGGAATTTTTTGCCGGGCGTCCTGGGGAGAAGATTATCACATCGTCCTCAATGATCGTCTGCAAAAATTGGAAGCCTTTATCCATGAACGCGTGCCGAGCGCTAAGATGGCCTCTATGGTTGACACAGGAGCTCTATCGGACAGGGCTGTTGCTGAACGTGCCGGAATCGGCTGGAGCGGAAAAAATTGCGCGATCATTACCCCTGAATTTGGCTCGTATGTTTACCTTGGGGACATGATCACGACGATTGCATTTGAACCGGACACCCCGATTGACGATCAATGCGGAACATGCAATAAATGCGTGGATGCTTGCCCTACAGGGGCACTCATCCAAGGGGGGCAATTGGATTCAAATAAATGCATCGCTTTTTTAACGCAAACAAAAGAAATGATCCCCGAGCGTTACAGAAAAAAAATAGGCAACCGCCTGTATGGCTGTGACACATGCCAAGTTGTCTGTCCCGAAAATAAGGGGAAGGGAGAAGAATACCAGCCGGAATTTACGCCGGATCCGGAAAAAGTGAAACCTGAGTTGTTGCCATTGCTCTCGATTTCAAACCGGGAATTCAAAGAAAAATACGGGAAAATGGCGGGCTCCTGGCGAGGGAAAAAACCGATCCAGCGAAATGCGGTTATGGCATTAGGCCATTTTCGTGAAAAAGGGGCCGTACCCAAACTGCAATCGTTACTTACCCATGACCCTCGCCCCGTTATACGCGGTTCTGCAGCCTGGTCGCTCGGAGAAATAGGAGAGAGCGATGGAAATCATGCAGCTCTACAGGCTGCCAATGAACAAGAAGACGATGCTTCCGTACGTGGAGAGATTCGACAAGCCCTGATGAAACTCGAAAAGGAAGTGGAACATTCATAG
- a CDS encoding cyclic-di-AMP receptor, whose product MKLFVCIVNDVYRDHMESRLQNEGFRITELASSGGFRRKGNTTFLIGCNERDIEQLKKSMQDACLQLEKKKKLEGRPQYRYTSIMLNTSEGEDWLSLYNKS is encoded by the coding sequence ATGAAATTATTCGTATGTATTGTCAATGATGTCTATCGGGATCATATGGAAAGCAGGTTGCAAAACGAGGGTTTTCGCATTACCGAATTAGCGAGTAGTGGAGGGTTTCGCCGCAAAGGCAATACAACGTTTTTAATCGGTTGTAATGAACGTGACATCGAGCAACTGAAAAAATCGATGCAGGATGCGTGTCTTCAATTAGAGAAGAAAAAGAAATTAGAAGGGCGCCCTCAATATCGCTATACGTCCATTATGTTAAATACTTCTGAAGGAGAGGACTGGTTGTCCTTATATAATAAATCATAA
- a CDS encoding dUTP diphosphatase → MNVQVKKLTADAKLPSYGSDSASGFDLYADEEVIIAPGESKKVKIGLAFAIPNGYEMQIRPRSGMSKKTKLRLSNAPGTIDADYRGEVAVLLDNTSETSTDEENIILSIQGEKEEREATYLKGTYIIQKHDRIAQGVLQEVPRAVFSEVDVLDETVRGTGGFGSTGVK, encoded by the coding sequence GTGAATGTTCAGGTGAAAAAACTGACAGCAGATGCAAAGCTCCCTTCATACGGCAGTGATAGTGCCTCCGGGTTTGATTTGTATGCGGATGAAGAAGTGATTATTGCCCCGGGTGAATCTAAAAAAGTAAAAATCGGGCTGGCTTTTGCTATCCCAAATGGCTATGAAATGCAAATTCGCCCTCGGAGCGGGATGTCAAAGAAGACAAAATTACGACTCTCCAATGCACCGGGAACCATTGATGCCGATTATAGAGGAGAGGTAGCTGTCCTGCTTGATAACACGTCGGAAACGAGCACAGATGAGGAAAACATCATTCTATCCATTCAAGGGGAAAAAGAAGAAAGGGAAGCCACTTATCTTAAAGGGACCTATATCATTCAAAAACATGATCGTATTGCTCAGGGTGTTTTACAAGAGGTACCGAGAGCGGTTTTTTCAGAGGTCGATGTACTCGATGAAACCGTACGTGGTACAGGTGGGTTTGGTTCAACCGGAGTAAAATAA
- a CDS encoding YgzB family protein gives MAKINRIRTFAMALIFIGIFIMYIAIFVFSDSPILMSIAMIIGFLSVISSSLVYLWIGMKSTQTLQVICPNCEKQTKILGRVDACMHCDEPLTLDPKLEGKELDARYNRKNFQQ, from the coding sequence GTGGCAAAAATCAACCGGATTCGTACATTTGCGATGGCTTTAATATTCATCGGAATATTTATCATGTATATTGCCATCTTTGTATTTAGCGATAGTCCTATTCTTATGAGCATCGCGATGATTATCGGTTTTTTATCCGTGATATCCAGCTCGCTCGTTTATTTGTGGATCGGAATGAAATCTACGCAAACCTTGCAAGTGATATGCCCCAATTGTGAAAAGCAAACGAAAATACTGGGCCGAGTCGACGCCTGCATGCATTGTGATGAACCGCTGACGCTTGATCCGAAACTGGAAGGAAAAGAGTTGGACGCACGTTATAATCGTAAAAACTTCCAACAATAA
- a CDS encoding glutamate-1-semialdehyde 2,1-aminomutase, which produces MNTQHSKELFKEAESHIVGGVNSPSRAFKGVCGGTPVFMEKGEGAYLYDVDGNAYIDYIGGYGPIITGHAHPHITKAITEAAQIGVLLGTPTALENQFAKKLKEAVPSLEKVRFVNSGTEAVMTTVRIARAYTGRDKIVKFAGSYHGHSDPVLVAAGSGPATLGSPDSAGVTSNTAKEVITVPFNDVERYREALETFGDDIAAVLVEPIVGNFGIVEPEPGFLEKVNEMTHDVGALVIYDEVISAFRFHYGAAQDILGVYPDLTAMGKIIGGGLPIGAYGGNVNIMEEIAPLGPAYQAGTMAGNPASMSAGIACLEVLEDKLLYDKLETLGKKLEDGLQKIAANAQVPIQINRKIGALTLFFTSQPVKNYDDADATNGTHFSTFFHSMLEQGIHLAPSKFEAWFLTSAHTEKDITTTLEAAETAFQAINKS; this is translated from the coding sequence ATGAACACTCAGCACTCAAAAGAACTATTTAAAGAAGCCGAATCACATATCGTTGGCGGAGTGAACAGTCCTTCCCGCGCCTTCAAAGGCGTTTGCGGGGGCACTCCCGTATTTATGGAAAAAGGAGAAGGCGCGTACTTATATGATGTGGACGGAAACGCCTACATTGATTATATTGGCGGTTATGGGCCAATCATTACCGGGCATGCCCACCCGCATATTACGAAGGCGATTACGGAAGCGGCTCAAATCGGCGTTTTGCTTGGCACTCCCACTGCTTTGGAAAACCAGTTTGCTAAAAAATTAAAAGAAGCCGTCCCTTCCCTCGAAAAAGTTCGTTTCGTCAATTCCGGCACGGAAGCCGTGATGACGACAGTACGGATCGCGCGTGCCTACACCGGCCGGGATAAAATCGTTAAATTTGCCGGAAGCTATCACGGACATTCCGACCCGGTTCTCGTCGCTGCCGGATCGGGCCCTGCCACGTTAGGGTCTCCGGACTCGGCGGGTGTTACAAGCAATACGGCGAAAGAAGTTATTACGGTTCCTTTTAATGACGTTGAACGCTACCGAGAAGCACTCGAAACTTTCGGCGATGACATTGCCGCTGTCCTCGTGGAACCAATTGTCGGCAATTTTGGTATTGTAGAACCAGAACCTGGCTTTCTCGAAAAAGTGAACGAAATGACGCATGATGTCGGAGCGCTCGTCATTTATGATGAGGTGATTTCAGCCTTTCGCTTTCACTACGGGGCAGCCCAAGATATTCTCGGAGTTTACCCTGATTTAACGGCGATGGGGAAAATTATTGGCGGTGGGTTACCGATCGGCGCTTACGGAGGGAACGTAAACATTATGGAAGAGATAGCACCGTTGGGACCGGCCTATCAAGCAGGAACAATGGCAGGAAATCCCGCTTCCATGAGCGCAGGCATCGCTTGCCTCGAAGTATTAGAGGACAAGCTATTATATGATAAACTGGAAACACTGGGGAAAAAACTTGAAGACGGATTGCAAAAAATTGCAGCAAACGCTCAAGTACCCATACAAATCAACCGTAAAATAGGCGCGCTTACCTTGTTCTTTACCTCCCAACCCGTGAAAAACTATGACGATGCAGATGCCACAAACGGTACGCATTTTTCGACATTTTTTCATTCCATGTTGGAACAAGGCATTCACCTAGCTCCTTCCAAATTCGAAGCCTGGTTTTTAACGAGCGCGCATACGGAAAAAGATATTACCACGACCCTCGAAGCGGCTGAAACCGCCTTTCAAGCAATTAACAAATCCTGA
- the perR gene encoding peroxide-responsive transcriptional repressor PerR → MENENLQKAVEMLKAAKVRMTPQRHAILEFMFETMSHPTADEIYKALEEKFPNMSVATVYNNLRVFKEVGIVNELTYGDSSSRFDAATDTHYHIICKDCGKIVDFHYPVLDEVETLAEHVTNFQVDSHRMEIYGKCPSCHSKEPVRS, encoded by the coding sequence ATGGAGAATGAAAATCTTCAAAAAGCGGTTGAAATGTTGAAAGCAGCTAAAGTTCGAATGACGCCGCAACGTCATGCGATTTTAGAATTTATGTTTGAAACCATGAGTCATCCCACTGCGGATGAAATTTATAAAGCGCTTGAGGAAAAGTTTCCGAATATGAGCGTAGCGACGGTATATAATAACCTCCGGGTATTTAAGGAAGTCGGGATTGTTAATGAATTGACATATGGCGATTCATCCAGCCGTTTCGATGCGGCGACGGATACCCATTACCACATTATATGTAAAGACTGCGGCAAGATCGTTGATTTTCATTACCCTGTCTTGGATGAAGTCGAAACGTTAGCGGAGCATGTCACTAATTTCCAAGTGGATTCTCATCGTATGGAGATATATGGGAAATGTCCATCGTGCCACAGCAAAGAGCCGGTTCGTTCATAA
- the bcp gene encoding thioredoxin-dependent thiol peroxidase: MDLTEKQAPDFTLQANNDAEVTLSDFQGKTVVLYFYPKDMTPGCTTQACDFRDALPDLQAEDVVVLGVSPDPVDKHEKFAEKHELPFLLLSDPDQDAANKYGVWQLKKNFGKESRGIVRSTFVIDSDGTVIKEWRNVRVNGHVDEVRAYLTEKSGT, encoded by the coding sequence ATGGATCTGACAGAGAAGCAAGCCCCTGATTTTACATTGCAAGCCAACAACGACGCTGAAGTAACATTAAGCGACTTTCAAGGGAAGACGGTTGTATTGTACTTTTATCCAAAAGACATGACTCCGGGCTGTACGACACAAGCGTGTGATTTTCGGGATGCGTTACCCGATCTACAAGCAGAAGACGTGGTCGTTCTTGGCGTTAGTCCAGATCCGGTAGATAAACATGAAAAATTTGCAGAAAAACATGAACTCCCGTTCTTGTTGTTATCCGATCCGGACCAAGATGCGGCAAATAAATACGGGGTATGGCAGTTGAAAAAGAACTTTGGGAAAGAATCCAGGGGGATTGTTCGCTCCACATTTGTGATTGACTCGGACGGAACCGTCATAAAGGAATGGCGAAACGTTCGTGTAAACGGACATGTCGACGAAGTCCGTGCTTATCTGACAGAAAAAAGTGGGACGTAG
- a CDS encoding B3/4 domain-containing protein — MIPISLHPDLQKDVPTFKIGCIQYEAIVIDSPPKELNGRIELFQKTVELDLSDQPITYYEGVKEWRQVFKQIGTDPTRYRPSHEALFRRLKQGKGLPSSDSSAIVLNNFFSLYYQMPIGLYDLEELQEPIEVRKGEATDEYEGLNGRINHMKDKITNVDPNGAFGSPMVDSKRSAVSSNTKHILQLLYLRPSLSEADARALTDNIGQMFQQVHSGHVKTAVLTKQRPRVH, encoded by the coding sequence ATGATTCCAATATCATTACATCCTGATTTACAGAAAGACGTTCCCACTTTTAAAATCGGTTGTATTCAGTACGAAGCAATCGTCATCGATTCCCCGCCCAAGGAATTGAACGGGCGTATCGAATTGTTCCAAAAGACTGTAGAACTGGATTTATCTGATCAACCTATCACCTATTATGAAGGCGTTAAGGAGTGGAGACAAGTATTTAAACAAATCGGCACCGATCCAACACGCTATCGCCCATCCCATGAGGCGCTTTTTCGACGCTTAAAGCAGGGGAAAGGGCTCCCCTCATCAGATTCATCGGCAATCGTGCTGAATAACTTCTTTTCCCTTTATTATCAAATGCCCATCGGCTTGTATGACCTGGAAGAGTTGCAGGAGCCTATTGAAGTTCGGAAAGGGGAAGCGACGGATGAGTACGAAGGATTGAACGGAAGGATCAACCATATGAAAGACAAAATAACGAATGTTGATCCTAATGGCGCCTTCGGGAGTCCGATGGTTGACAGCAAACGCAGCGCTGTCTCTTCAAACACGAAACACATTTTACAATTGCTCTATTTACGACCGTCATTATCCGAGGCTGACGCCCGCGCCCTCACAGATAACATCGGTCAAATGTTCCAACAAGTACACAGCGGGCATGTTAAAACGGCCGTGCTAACCAAGCAACGACCGAGGGTTCATTGA